A window from Symbiopectobacterium purcellii encodes these proteins:
- a CDS encoding gluconokinase, with the protein MAGQCVVIMGVSSTGKSSVGARLAQRLGAKFIDGDDLHPRHNILKMSQGQALNDDDREPWLERLNDVVFSLQQKNETGILVCSSLKKRYRDRLRKDNHGITFLWLTGDYALVLARMQQRKGHFMPESLLKSQFMALETPQADEPDVVAVDIASPVDGVVQRCINALTPERLPVAG; encoded by the coding sequence ATGGCAGGACAATGCGTGGTGATCATGGGCGTATCCAGCACAGGAAAATCGAGCGTGGGTGCGCGGTTGGCACAGCGGTTAGGGGCCAAGTTCATCGATGGTGACGATCTGCATCCGCGTCACAATATACTCAAGATGTCGCAGGGGCAGGCGCTGAATGATGATGACCGTGAGCCTTGGCTCGAGCGGTTGAACGATGTGGTCTTTAGCCTGCAACAAAAGAATGAGACAGGTATTTTGGTCTGCTCATCGCTGAAAAAACGCTACCGCGATCGGCTGAGAAAAGATAATCATGGCATCACCTTTCTCTGGCTGACAGGCGATTACGCGCTGGTGCTAGCGCGTATGCAGCAGCGCAAAGGCCATTTCATGCCGGAAAGTTTGCTCAAAAGCCAGTTTATGGCACTGGAAACGCCGCAGGCGGACGAACCGGATGTGGTGGCGGTCGATATTGCCTCACCCGTCGACGGCGTGGTACAGCGCTGCATCAATGCGCTGACGCCTGAGCGATTACCCGTTGCCGGTTAA
- the glpK gene encoding glycerol kinase GlpK, translated as MTPEKKYIVALDQGTTSSRAVILDHDANIIAISQREFTQIYPKAGWVEHDPMEIWATQSATLVEVLAKADISSDEVAGIGITNQRETTVVWEKETGKPIYNAIVWQCRRTADICETLKKQGLEDYIRTNTGLVVDPYFSGTKVKWILDNVEGARERAKRGELLFGTIDTWLIWKMTQGRVHVTDYTNASRTMLFNIKTLDWDDRMLEALDIPRIMLPQVRPSSEVYGQTNIGGKGGTRIPIAGIAGDQQAALYGQLCVQPGMAKNTYGTGCFLLMNTGKEPVKSQHGLLTTIACGPRGEVNYALEGSVFVGGASIQWLRDELKLIGESMDSEYFATKVKDSNGVYVVPAFTGLGAPYWDPYARGAIFGLTRGVNSNHIIRATLESIAYQTRDVLDAMQADSGTRLQSLRVDGGAVANNFLMQFQSDILGTRVERPEVRESTALGAAFLAGLATGFWNDLDEVKSKATIEREFRPSIETVERNYRYSGWKKAVARAQAWEDHE; from the coding sequence ATGACACCGGAAAAAAAATACATTGTCGCGCTGGATCAGGGTACTACCAGCTCCCGCGCCGTCATACTCGATCATGATGCCAACATCATCGCTATCTCCCAGCGCGAATTCACCCAGATTTACCCCAAAGCGGGCTGGGTTGAACACGACCCGATGGAAATCTGGGCAACGCAAAGCGCTACACTGGTTGAAGTGCTGGCCAAAGCCGATATCAGCTCTGATGAAGTCGCCGGTATTGGTATCACCAACCAGCGTGAAACCACGGTGGTGTGGGAAAAAGAGACAGGCAAACCGATTTACAACGCTATCGTATGGCAATGCCGTCGTACCGCTGATATTTGTGAAACCCTGAAAAAACAAGGCTTGGAAGATTATATCCGTACCAACACGGGCCTGGTGGTTGACCCTTACTTCTCCGGCACCAAGGTGAAGTGGATTCTGGACAACGTGGAAGGGGCACGCGAGCGCGCCAAACGTGGCGAACTGCTGTTCGGCACCATTGATACCTGGTTGATTTGGAAAATGACTCAGGGTCGCGTACACGTGACCGATTACACCAACGCCTCACGTACTATGCTGTTCAACATCAAGACGTTGGACTGGGACGACCGCATGCTGGAAGCGCTGGATATCCCGCGTATTATGCTGCCGCAAGTGCGTCCTTCTTCCGAAGTCTATGGTCAAACCAACATTGGCGGTAAAGGCGGCACGCGTATTCCTATCGCAGGTATCGCAGGTGACCAGCAAGCCGCACTGTACGGCCAGCTTTGCGTTCAGCCGGGCATGGCGAAAAATACCTACGGTACAGGCTGCTTCCTGCTGATGAACACGGGCAAAGAGCCGGTGAAATCCCAGCATGGCCTGCTGACCACCATCGCTTGCGGTCCGCGTGGCGAAGTGAACTACGCGCTGGAAGGTTCCGTATTCGTGGGCGGTGCCTCTATCCAATGGCTGCGTGATGAGCTGAAACTGATCGGTGAATCCATGGACTCCGAATATTTCGCCACCAAAGTGAAAGATTCTAACGGTGTCTACGTTGTCCCGGCCTTTACCGGACTGGGCGCACCTTATTGGGACCCGTATGCCCGTGGTGCCATCTTCGGCCTGACGCGCGGCGTGAATTCCAACCACATCATCCGTGCTACGTTGGAATCCATTGCTTATCAAACGCGTGACGTGCTGGATGCGATGCAGGCGGATTCAGGCACACGTCTGCAATCACTGCGCGTTGATGGCGGTGCCGTTGCCAACAACTTCCTGATGCAGTTCCAGTCCGATATCCTCGGCACCCGCGTAGAACGCCCTGAAGTGCGCGAATCCACCGCACTGGGTGCCGCGTTCCTGGCAGGTCTGGCTACTGGCTTCTGGAATGATTTGGATGAAGTGAAGAGCAAGGCAACGATTGAACGTGAATTCCGCCCCAGCATTGAAACCGTGGAGCGTAACTATCGTTACAGCGGCTGGAAGAAAGCCGTGGCGCGTGCTCAAGCGTGGGAAGATCACGAATAA
- a CDS encoding MIP/aquaporin family protein, whose product MSQSRVPTLKGQCIAEFLGTGLLIFFGVGCVAALKLAGASFGQWEISAVWGLGVAMAVYLTAAISGAHLNPAVTIALWLFACFDGRKVVPYIIAQVAGAFCSAALVYGLYHNLFADFEQTHNIVRGSVESLNLAGTFSTYPHPQISVFQAFVVEMVITAVLMCLILALTDDGNGVPRGPLAPLLIGILIAVIGASMGPLTGFALNPARDFGPKLFAYLAGWGQVAFTGARDIPYFLVPIFGPIVGACLGAFGYRALIGRNLPCDVCEVEDKETQRTEAR is encoded by the coding sequence ATGAGTCAATCAAGAGTGCCAACCTTAAAAGGCCAATGTATCGCCGAGTTTCTCGGCACCGGTCTGCTAATCTTCTTTGGAGTGGGTTGCGTGGCAGCGTTAAAACTTGCCGGTGCCAGCTTTGGTCAATGGGAAATCAGCGCCGTCTGGGGTTTAGGCGTCGCCATGGCGGTCTACCTGACCGCGGCTATTTCCGGTGCCCACCTCAACCCGGCGGTCACTATCGCCCTGTGGCTGTTCGCCTGCTTTGACGGACGCAAAGTGGTTCCTTATATCATTGCACAGGTGGCGGGTGCCTTCTGCTCTGCCGCGTTGGTGTATGGCCTTTATCACAATTTGTTCGCAGATTTTGAACAGACTCACAACATCGTGCGCGGTAGTGTGGAAAGTTTAAATCTGGCGGGCACGTTCTCAACCTATCCGCATCCGCAGATTTCCGTATTCCAAGCCTTCGTGGTGGAAATGGTTATTACCGCCGTACTGATGTGTTTGATTCTGGCGCTCACCGACGATGGCAACGGCGTGCCACGCGGTCCGTTAGCGCCGCTGCTGATCGGTATCCTGATCGCAGTAATCGGTGCCTCTATGGGGCCGTTGACCGGGTTTGCGTTAAACCCAGCACGCGACTTCGGTCCAAAACTGTTCGCCTATCTGGCAGGCTGGGGACAAGTGGCCTTCACCGGCGCGCGTGATATTCCTTATTTCCTCGTGCCGATTTTCGGACCGATCGTTGGGGCATGTTTGGGTGCCTTCGGGTACCGCGCTCTGATCGGCCGTAACTTGCCTTGCGATGTCTGCGAAGTAGAAGACAAAGAAACGCAGCGCACTGAAGCACGCTAA
- the zapB gene encoding septal ring assembly protein ZapB yields the protein MSFEVFEKLEAKVQQAIDTITLLQMEIEELKEKNGQLSQEVQQAAESRETLVRENEHLKEEQVVWQERLRALLGKMEEV from the coding sequence ATGTCATTTGAAGTGTTTGAGAAACTGGAAGCCAAAGTTCAGCAGGCGATTGATACCATTACATTATTGCAAATGGAAATCGAAGAGCTGAAAGAAAAGAACGGTCAGTTGAGTCAGGAAGTACAGCAGGCCGCTGAATCCCGTGAAACGCTGGTGCGTGAAAACGAACACTTGAAAGAAGAGCAGGTTGTCTGGCAGGAACGCCTGCGCGCGCTGCTGGGCAAGATGGAAGAAGTCTAA
- the rraA gene encoding ribonuclease E activity regulator RraA, with amino-acid sequence MKYDTSELCDIYHEEVNVVEPLFSNFGGRTSFGGKITTVKCFEDNGILYDVLEESGVGRVLLVDGGGAVRRALIDAELARLATQSAWEGIVVYGAVRQVDDLEELDIGIQAMAAIPVGAASEGVGESDIRVNFGGVTFFSGDHLYADNTGIILSEDPLDIE; translated from the coding sequence ATGAAATACGATACTTCCGAGCTGTGCGATATCTATCACGAAGAGGTGAACGTTGTTGAACCTCTGTTTTCCAACTTTGGAGGACGCACTTCCTTTGGTGGCAAAATCACCACGGTGAAATGCTTTGAGGATAACGGCATCCTCTACGATGTGCTGGAAGAGAGCGGCGTAGGCCGTGTACTTCTGGTGGATGGCGGCGGTGCTGTGCGTCGTGCCTTGATCGATGCCGAATTGGCTCGTCTGGCAACACAAAGCGCCTGGGAAGGCATTGTCGTCTACGGTGCGGTGCGCCAGGTAGACGATTTGGAAGAGTTGGATATCGGCATTCAGGCCATGGCCGCCATTCCAGTGGGTGCCGCCAGTGAAGGGGTTGGCGAAAGCGATATTCGCGTCAATTTCGGCGGCGTGACCTTCTTCTCCGGCGATCATCTGTATGCCGATAATACCGGCATTATCCTGTCGGAAGATCCGCTGGATATCGAATAG
- the hslU gene encoding HslU--HslV peptidase ATPase subunit — protein sequence MSEMTPREIVSELDSYIIGQHKAKRAVAIALRNRWRRMQLSDALRHEVTPKNILMIGPTGVGKTEIARRLAKLANAPFIKVEATKFTEVGYVGKEVDSIIRDLTDAAIKMMRQQSLEKNRFRAEEMAEERILDALIPPAKNNWGQPEEPQEPSAARQAFRKKLREGQLDDKEIEINLAATPMGVEIMAPPGMEEMTNQLQSMFQNLAGQKQKAHKMKIKDAFKLLIEEEAAKLVNPEELKQQAIESVEQHGIVFIDEIDKICKRGETSGPDVSREGVQRDLLPLVEGCTVSTKHGMVKTDHILFIASGAFQVSSPSDLIPELQGRLPIRVELQALTTEDFERILTEPSASLTEQYKALLATEGVDIVFTTDGIRRIAEAAWQVNERTENIGARRLHTVLERLIEEISYDASEMNGQTVTVDAEYVRSHLDELVADEDLSRFIL from the coding sequence ATGTCTGAAATGACCCCGCGCGAAATCGTTAGCGAGCTCGACAGCTACATCATCGGTCAGCACAAGGCCAAACGTGCGGTGGCAATCGCATTGCGTAACCGCTGGCGCCGTATGCAACTTTCCGACGCGTTACGCCATGAAGTGACACCCAAGAATATCCTGATGATCGGCCCGACTGGCGTGGGTAAAACAGAAATTGCCCGTCGTCTGGCCAAGCTGGCCAATGCTCCGTTTATCAAAGTGGAAGCCACTAAATTCACCGAAGTCGGCTATGTTGGTAAAGAAGTGGACTCCATCATCCGCGATCTGACAGATGCGGCCATCAAGATGATGCGCCAGCAATCGCTGGAAAAAAACCGCTTCCGTGCTGAAGAAATGGCCGAAGAACGCATTTTAGATGCACTGATTCCCCCGGCAAAAAATAACTGGGGCCAGCCGGAAGAGCCGCAAGAACCTTCCGCTGCACGTCAGGCCTTCCGCAAAAAACTGCGTGAAGGGCAGTTAGACGACAAAGAAATTGAAATCAATCTGGCGGCTACCCCGATGGGCGTTGAAATCATGGCCCCTCCCGGCATGGAAGAGATGACCAATCAGTTGCAGTCCATGTTCCAGAATCTGGCAGGTCAGAAGCAGAAAGCGCATAAGATGAAAATCAAAGACGCCTTCAAGCTGCTGATCGAAGAAGAGGCTGCCAAGCTGGTGAACCCGGAAGAGCTGAAACAGCAGGCTATCGAGTCCGTAGAACAACACGGGATCGTATTTATCGATGAGATCGATAAAATCTGCAAACGCGGGGAAACCTCCGGCCCGGACGTCTCTCGTGAAGGGGTACAACGCGATCTGCTGCCGCTGGTGGAAGGCTGTACGGTCTCCACCAAACACGGCATGGTGAAAACCGATCACATCCTGTTTATTGCCTCCGGTGCATTCCAGGTCTCCAGCCCGTCGGATCTGATCCCCGAGCTGCAAGGGCGTTTACCTATCCGCGTTGAGCTGCAAGCGCTGACCACGGAAGACTTCGAACGCATCCTGACGGAACCGAGCGCATCGCTGACCGAACAGTACAAAGCGTTGCTGGCGACCGAAGGTGTGGATATCGTCTTCACCACGGACGGCATTCGCCGGATTGCCGAAGCGGCCTGGCAGGTCAACGAGCGCACCGAGAACATCGGCGCACGTCGTCTGCATACTGTTTTGGAGCGTTTGATCGAAGAGATCTCTTACGATGCCAGCGAAATGAACGGTCAAACTGTTACCGTGGACGCAGAATACGTGCGTAGTCATCTTGACGAGCTCGTAGCAGATGAAGATCTGAGCCGTTTTATCTTATAA
- the hslV gene encoding ATP-dependent protease subunit HslV yields MTTIVSVRRNGHVVIGGDGQATLGNTVMKGNVRKVRRLYNDNVIAGFAGGTADAFTLFELFERKLELHQGHLVKAAVELAKDWRTDRMLRRLEALLAVADENASLIITGNGDVIQPENDLIAIGSGGPYAQAAARALLENTELSAREIVEKSLGIAGDICIYTNQFHTIEELASKA; encoded by the coding sequence GTGACAACTATAGTAAGTGTACGTCGCAACGGCCACGTGGTGATTGGCGGCGACGGCCAAGCCACATTGGGAAACACGGTCATGAAGGGCAACGTGCGTAAAGTACGTCGTCTGTACAACGACAATGTTATCGCCGGCTTTGCAGGCGGCACCGCTGACGCCTTTACGCTGTTCGAGCTGTTTGAACGCAAGCTGGAATTGCATCAAGGCCATCTGGTCAAGGCCGCCGTGGAATTGGCAAAAGACTGGCGCACCGACCGCATGCTGCGCCGTCTGGAAGCGCTGCTGGCCGTCGCAGACGAAAACGCGTCGCTTATCATCACCGGTAACGGTGATGTAATTCAACCGGAAAACGATTTGATTGCTATCGGTTCTGGCGGCCCGTATGCGCAAGCCGCAGCCAGAGCGCTGCTGGAGAACACCGAGCTCAGTGCGCGCGAGATTGTTGAAAAGTCGCTGGGTATCGCAGGCGATATCTGCATCTACACCAATCAGTTCCACACGATTGAAGAATTAGCCTCCAAGGCGTAA
- the ftsN gene encoding cell division protein FtsN, with translation MAQRDYVSRGRSGARRKKTTSRRGSSSSGVSKFMIMLAVAVLVTFAGGLYFIANNKPAESPVLPRSATNNGNGLPPKPEERWRYIKELENRQLGVPEPTAPNSGGEIKSPVQLTQEQRQLLEQMQADMRRAPTQLSEVPYNDQTPVPRSQVTITTPKTVVIPPVATTPTVTPPPVSTRAPVAAPVTQPTTPRQETPKPVETAKQPETPKPEKAQRWMVQCGSFKTLEPAESVRAQLAFAGIESRIASSGGWNRITLGPYKDRATADKMLSRLKDAGAANCIPLAAGG, from the coding sequence GTGGCACAACGAGATTACGTCAGCCGTGGGCGCTCAGGCGCGCGACGAAAAAAGACAACCAGTCGAAGAGGAAGTTCTTCGTCGGGCGTCTCTAAGTTCATGATAATGCTGGCCGTTGCCGTGCTGGTGACCTTTGCGGGCGGGCTCTATTTTATTGCCAACAACAAGCCTGCCGAGTCGCCCGTGCTACCGCGCAGCGCCACCAACAACGGCAATGGTCTGCCACCGAAGCCGGAGGAGCGCTGGCGTTATATTAAAGAACTGGAGAACCGTCAGTTGGGTGTTCCTGAGCCGACGGCCCCCAATTCCGGTGGAGAAATCAAATCACCGGTCCAACTCACGCAAGAACAGCGCCAACTGCTCGAGCAGATGCAGGCAGATATGCGCCGTGCGCCGACGCAGTTGTCAGAAGTGCCTTATAACGATCAAACGCCGGTGCCACGCTCTCAGGTTACCATCACTACGCCCAAAACCGTGGTGATACCACCGGTAGCAACCACGCCGACCGTGACCCCGCCGCCCGTGAGTACGCGTGCGCCCGTCGCCGCCCCCGTGACACAGCCCACCACGCCGAGACAGGAAACGCCAAAACCGGTGGAAACCGCGAAACAGCCGGAAACGCCCAAACCAGAAAAAGCACAGCGCTGGATGGTGCAGTGTGGTTCGTTTAAAACGCTGGAGCCGGCAGAATCAGTGCGCGCGCAGCTGGCTTTTGCCGGTATTGAAAGCCGCATCGCCAGCAGTGGCGGTTGGAATCGCATCACCTTAGGGCCGTATAAAGATCGCGCTACCGCCGACAAAATGCTATCGCGCCTGAAAGACGCTGGCGCAGCAAACTGCATTCCTCTCGCTGCTGGGGGTTGA
- the cytR gene encoding DNA-binding transcriptional regulator CytR has product MKDVAEVAGVSTATVSRTLMNPEKVSSQTRKRIEQAVLTVGYAPHALARHVKRSESRTLLAIVPDICDPFFTDVLRGIEETAAKQGYLVLIGDCAHQHHKEKSFVDLIITKQIDGMLLLGANLPFSASKEERRNLPPMVMVNEFSPDLELPTVHIDNLTAAFDAVYYLHRLGHRRIACIAGPENMHLSEYRLQGYIQALRRSGIQVDNQYIYRGNFSYETGVNGLIMLMKHPAPPSAIFCHSDMMAMGVLSQAKKMKLDVPKDLSLVGFDDIEQAQYCFPPLTTVAQPRYELGCESMHLLLEQLQGHTVPSGSRLLNSKLVIRDSTATPNYARYRV; this is encoded by the coding sequence ATGAAAGACGTGGCAGAGGTCGCGGGTGTGTCGACGGCCACGGTCTCCAGAACGCTGATGAATCCGGAGAAGGTCTCGAGCCAAACGCGTAAGCGGATTGAACAAGCCGTGCTCACCGTGGGTTACGCGCCGCATGCGCTTGCCCGTCACGTAAAACGCAGCGAGTCACGCACGCTGCTCGCGATTGTGCCGGATATTTGCGATCCTTTCTTTACCGATGTCCTGCGCGGTATCGAAGAAACCGCTGCAAAACAAGGCTATCTGGTACTGATTGGTGATTGCGCCCACCAGCATCACAAAGAAAAATCTTTCGTCGATTTAATTATCACCAAGCAGATTGATGGCATGTTGCTGCTCGGGGCCAATCTGCCGTTTAGCGCCAGCAAAGAGGAGCGGCGCAACCTGCCGCCGATGGTGATGGTCAACGAATTCTCGCCCGACCTGGAATTGCCGACGGTGCACATCGATAACCTCACCGCCGCCTTTGATGCCGTTTATTATCTGCACCGACTCGGACACCGCCGTATTGCCTGTATCGCGGGTCCCGAAAACATGCATCTGAGCGAATACCGCTTGCAAGGCTATATTCAGGCGCTGCGCCGCAGCGGCATTCAAGTGGATAATCAGTATATCTATCGCGGCAATTTCAGTTATGAAACCGGCGTGAACGGACTGATAATGCTGATGAAGCACCCGGCACCGCCCAGTGCCATATTTTGCCACAGCGACATGATGGCAATGGGCGTACTCTCTCAAGCGAAAAAAATGAAGTTGGATGTTCCAAAAGACCTGTCGCTGGTGGGTTTTGATGATATAGAGCAGGCGCAATACTGTTTTCCACCGCTCACCACCGTCGCGCAACCCCGTTATGAATTAGGGTGTGAATCCATGCACTTGCTATTGGAGCAGTTGCAGGGTCATACGGTGCCCAGCGGGTCACGGTTACTCAACAGCAAGCTGGTTATTCGTGACAGCACGGCCACGCCAAATTACGCTCGTTATCGGGTTTAA
- the priA gene encoding primosomal protein N': MSIVQVALPVPLARTFDYLLPAGMTPSPGVRVSVPFGNRKAIGIVVACSDRSELPVEQLKSIHDVLDAQPLFPDSLWRILLWAVGYYHYPIGEVLFHALPILLRQGKPAHRAPLWQWFATEQGKATPLATLARARKQQQALSALIQGALYRHQVNESGLTETALQALRTKGLCDLKAIDAEVQDWRHQPITHDERLRLNTEQATAVGAIRSEDSHFTTWLLAGITGSGKTEVYLSALENVLSQGKQALVLVPEIGLTPQTIARFRARFIAPVDVLHSGLNDSERLAVWLRARSGESAIVIGTRSALFTPFARLGMIIIDEEHDGSYKQHEGWRYHARDLAVFRAREENIPIVLGSATPALETLYNVQNGKYRQLTLRKRAGNAQPARQHILDVKGLPLTSGLSQPLITRIRHHLEHNNQVILFLNRRGFSPVVMCHECGWIAECQRCEHYYTYHQQQRQLRCHHCDSQRPMPQQCPHCGSTHLVPVGLGTEQLEESLTSLFTDVPITRIDRDTTSRKGMLEQQLAQVRQGDARILIGTQMLAKGHHFPDVTLVALLDVDSSLFSADFRATERFAQLYTQVSGRAGRAGKSGEVVLQTHHPDHPLLQLLLQKGYDAFASQTLKERQSVFLPPYTSHILFRADDHDNQHAPLFLQQLRNLLESSPLKDDALWLLGPVPALQPKRAGRFRWQLLLQHPSRATLQRVVKASRPLIPLLPEARKVKWVLDVDPTDN; the protein is encoded by the coding sequence ATGTCCATCGTTCAGGTCGCATTGCCCGTGCCGCTGGCACGCACATTCGATTACCTGCTGCCCGCAGGCATGACGCCATCGCCGGGCGTACGCGTCAGCGTGCCCTTTGGCAACCGCAAGGCGATTGGTATTGTCGTGGCGTGCAGCGATCGCAGCGAACTTCCGGTAGAACAGCTCAAATCCATTCACGATGTGCTTGATGCACAGCCTCTTTTCCCTGACAGCCTGTGGCGTATTCTGCTCTGGGCCGTGGGCTACTATCACTACCCGATTGGCGAGGTGTTGTTCCACGCCTTACCGATTTTGCTGCGACAGGGTAAACCGGCCCATCGCGCTCCGCTCTGGCAGTGGTTCGCCACCGAACAGGGCAAAGCCACACCGCTCGCCACGCTAGCGCGTGCGCGCAAACAGCAACAGGCACTGTCGGCCCTGATACAAGGGGCGCTGTACCGCCATCAGGTGAATGAATCCGGTCTGACAGAGACCGCATTGCAGGCCCTGCGCACCAAAGGGTTGTGCGATCTCAAGGCCATCGATGCGGAGGTGCAGGACTGGCGTCACCAGCCCATCACCCATGATGAACGGCTGCGCCTCAATACCGAGCAGGCGACCGCCGTGGGTGCCATCCGCAGCGAAGACAGCCATTTTACCACCTGGTTGCTGGCAGGGATCACCGGCTCCGGCAAAACCGAGGTGTACCTGAGCGCGCTGGAAAACGTGTTATCACAAGGCAAGCAGGCGCTGGTGCTGGTGCCCGAGATCGGCCTGACGCCGCAAACCATTGCCCGTTTCCGCGCACGTTTCATCGCGCCCGTGGATGTGCTGCACTCAGGACTGAACGACAGCGAACGCTTGGCCGTGTGGCTACGCGCACGCAGCGGAGAATCCGCGATTGTCATTGGCACCCGGTCCGCGCTGTTTACCCCGTTTGCCCGTCTGGGGATGATCATCATCGATGAAGAGCACGACGGCTCATACAAACAGCACGAAGGATGGCGCTATCACGCTCGTGATTTGGCCGTGTTCCGCGCCAGAGAGGAAAATATTCCCATCGTGCTGGGCTCCGCCACGCCCGCGCTGGAAACGCTCTACAACGTACAAAACGGTAAATACCGCCAACTCACGCTGCGCAAACGCGCGGGTAACGCGCAACCTGCACGCCAGCATATCCTTGATGTCAAAGGATTACCGCTCACCAGCGGACTGTCACAACCGCTGATTACCCGCATTCGCCACCATTTGGAACACAATAACCAGGTCATCCTGTTCCTTAATCGTCGGGGTTTTTCACCGGTGGTGATGTGTCACGAATGCGGTTGGATCGCAGAATGCCAACGCTGCGAGCACTATTACACTTATCACCAGCAGCAGCGTCAGCTCCGCTGCCACCATTGTGACAGCCAACGCCCGATGCCACAGCAGTGCCCCCACTGCGGTTCAACACATTTGGTGCCGGTTGGCCTGGGCACCGAGCAGTTGGAGGAATCGCTGACTTCGCTGTTCACCGATGTACCCATTACCCGTATCGATCGCGATACCACCAGCCGCAAAGGCATGCTGGAACAGCAACTGGCACAAGTGCGTCAAGGAGACGCACGCATTCTTATCGGCACGCAGATGCTGGCAAAAGGGCACCATTTCCCTGATGTCACGCTGGTAGCACTGCTGGATGTCGACAGCTCGCTGTTTTCTGCCGATTTTCGTGCCACGGAACGTTTTGCCCAGTTGTATACGCAAGTTTCCGGACGCGCCGGACGCGCCGGCAAGAGCGGCGAAGTGGTGCTGCAAACTCACCACCCCGACCACCCGTTACTGCAATTGCTGCTACAAAAGGGCTACGACGCCTTCGCCAGTCAGACGCTGAAAGAGCGCCAGAGCGTGTTTCTGCCGCCCTACACCAGCCACATTCTGTTCCGCGCCGACGATCACGATAACCAGCATGCGCCGCTTTTCCTCCAGCAACTGCGCAACCTGCTGGAAAGCAGCCCACTCAAGGATGATGCGCTCTGGCTGCTCGGTCCGGTTCCCGCCTTGCAACCCAAACGCGCCGGGCGCTTCCGCTGGCAATTGCTGTTGCAGCACCCTTCCCGCGCCACGCTTCAGCGTGTCGTTAAGGCCTCACGCCCGCTCATCCCGCTACTGCCCGAAGCGCGCAAAGTGAAATGGGTGTTGGATGTCGACCCTACCGATAACTGA
- the rpmE gene encoding 50S ribosomal protein L31: MKKGIHPNYVAITATCSCGNVIKTHSTVGHDLNLDVCGECHPFYTGKQRVVDTGGRVERFNKRFSVPGSKK; the protein is encoded by the coding sequence ATGAAAAAAGGTATTCACCCAAATTATGTAGCGATTACTGCAACATGTTCTTGCGGTAACGTTATCAAAACCCATTCTACCGTGGGTCACGATCTGAACCTGGACGTTTGTGGCGAATGCCACCCGTTCTATACCGGTAAACAACGTGTTGTTGACACCGGTGGTCGTGTTGAGCGCTTCAACAAGCGTTTCAGCGTGCCGGGCAGCAAAAAATAA
- the metJ gene encoding met regulon transcriptional regulator MetJ codes for MAEWNGEYVSPYAEHGKKSEQVKKITVSIPLKVLKILTDERTRRQVNNLRHATNSELLCEAFLHAFTGQPLPDDHDLRKERSDEIPEVAKAIMREMGIDPDTWEY; via the coding sequence ATGGCTGAGTGGAACGGCGAGTATGTCAGCCCTTACGCTGAACACGGTAAAAAGAGCGAGCAAGTTAAAAAGATCACGGTCTCGATTCCGCTTAAAGTGCTGAAAATCCTGACTGATGAGCGCACCCGACGTCAGGTCAATAACCTGCGCCATGCAACCAACAGTGAATTATTGTGCGAAGCGTTTCTGCACGCATTTACCGGCCAGCCACTACCGGATGACCACGATTTGCGTAAAGAGCGCAGCGATGAAATCCCTGAGGTGGCCAAGGCGATCATGCGTGAGATGGGGATTGACCCGGATACGTGGGAATATTGA